Sequence from the Parvicella tangerina genome:
GAACTCCAGGAGTGAAAATTACACGATCCTCAAGTTTTAGAGTCTGTGTAAGCTCTTTCAGTTCGTTCTCTAGATTTCCCCATCCCATAAAAACAATCACGCCTTCAGTTAGATATTGAGCTGATTTAATTAGATTTTGAAGTCCTCGATTAGGTGCGAATCCACCTTGATATAATACTATTTTAGTACTTGGTGAAAGTTTTAATCTTTCTCTCAAAACATCTTCATCGGTCAATGTGATTTTGTCATTTACCTCTGGGCAATTGAAAATAATTTTGGGAGCTTTTGTTAAGTTATATCGTTCAATCAGTTCTTCGGCAATAGATTGGTTTACAGTAATCAATTGATCAACTTTTGGTGCATATTTTCTCTCCAGTCGCGTGTATAGCTTTCTTTCAATTTTTTTTAGACCACTCATTTCCGTATAGAGTTCATGAGCATCATAAACTACCTTGGCATTAGTGGGTTGAGCACACTTGTATGCTGTCGGAACGGTATGCAAGTCGTGACCGTGATAAATATCTGAGGGTTCTTCCAGACAATAAACTTTAGTCTTTTTATAAAAATCATGAAAGCAGAGTGGCTTATGCACTAGCATCAAAGGTTTTTTTAAGGTGTACCTGAAGAATATCCTCAGAAAACCTTTGATCAAACCAGAAGCACTTTTTTGTGACAAGGCCTCTGACTGATCAAGCTTTTGTGTATCTTCATTATCCTCTTTGACCAATTTGTTTCCGTATTCTTCCCTCAATTCAGATAATGGTTTAAGCTTTGTTCTTGAGAAAATACTTTTAATATCTCCTTTGAATAATCGATAATGCAAAGGGTTCTTAAGAACCCGAATAATTTCAATACCATCTCTTACTTCGTAAGGTATTGTTTGTTTGTCAAGAACCGCAAATATTTTCACGTTATATCCAGCATTCACTAACGATGCTGCTTCTTTTAGTACGCGTGCATCTTTATCACAGTTATTATACACAAACATCGTAACTTTAGTCCCTCTCATCATAGCAGAATTAATCGGCAAAGTTACGATTATTTGTTTAGACAAGATTAGCCCATCAACCCCATGGTTTAGGATAAGCGCTTAGAAAGTTTACGTTTGTCGCTGGTAATTGAGATCAATGGTGTTAGTTCCCCCCCAAAACCTCTAAAGAACTTTTCTATAGATGGAATTTGCGAGCCGGCAAAATTGAATTGCTGGGATTTCTCTTTACAGAGTAGTATACAATTCCATAGAGCAAATGTGCCAAGGAATGATTGGCCTTTTTCTCCAGAGTTCCAACCAAACATGTAAGTAGACTCGTTACCCAATGTAAGACAAGAGGAAAGAGCTAGAAGATCATGATCTTTGTAAATGCCAACTGTTGTGAGGCTTTCTTTAGCGGTTAGCGCACTAAGCTGTTTTACAATCTGTTCATTAAATTTCGCCTTTTTACTGGATAGCGTTTCAAAAGCCTTTGAATAAACTATTTGTGGATCTGATATTTGTCTGACTTCTAAGGCTTGTTTTGAAGCGTCTCGAATGTTTTTTCGCCTCTGTGTTGACATGTTTTCAAGAAGTTGATCGGTATCTAGTGTCAGGTCAAGATAATAAGTGTACTTGATGCCTATTTTGAAATCGCTCCATAAGAAAGGTAGGGCATCAGTATATGAATATGGCAGCACGATTTCCAGATAGTTGTGTTGTTCTCCTTTCAGGAAATCTGCTATGCACGATGCAATGTCATGATAAAAATTATTAACTTGAGCTTGGTTATTGGCCATGCAACTGGATGTTAGTTGCACGTCAGTCAAGAAGGGCGGGGTAATCACATGTTTTTGCCACAGTTTATTAAAGCTATAAATAAAAAAACACCCCACAACATTGCCTCCCTTATCATTGATAACACAACATTCCAATGGATCCTCATAGATAGATTTTAAGAGGCAAAAAGCGTCTTTCAGCGTTGATTGTTCAAGCGCAGCTTCATTGTATACTTTGGTGACTTGATATTTCAAAATCTAAAAGATATCCTTGATTGAAGAAGGTGGTCGTCCAATTACGGCTCTATCGTTATTAACCACAATCGGACGTTCAATTAATTTAGGATGATCAAGCATTGCTTGCATGATTTCTTGATCTGACAAATCTTTATCTTTAAAATTCTCTTTAAAGATGGTCTCTTTTGTTCTAAGAAGTTCTTTGGGTGAAATGCCTAATTTATGGATGACAGTTTTTAGTTCATTTTCTGAAAACGGTTCCTTTAGATAGAGCCGAGTTTCAAATTCAACGCCCATGTCGTCTAGGATTTTTAGACCTTCTCTTGACTTACCGCATCTTGGGTTATGATAAATTGTAATACTCATACCGCAAAGGTAAAAAAAAGGAGGCTCAAAAGCCTCCTTTAACTTATTTCACTAGCGTCACATGACCTCGATATTCTTTAACTTCTCCATCAATGTTTCTGGTTTTGACCACCCAAACATAGACGTCTGTTTGCGACATCACATTATTATAAGTACCGTCCCATTCATCATACGGGTCATAGCCTTCGTAGATTAACTGTCCCCATCTGTTGAAGATGTAGAACTCATAGTTGTCTTCATCAATTCCAATTCCAATGGGTCTGAAAGTGTCGTTCTCTCCATCTCCATTCGGACTAAAGGCATTTGGTGTATAGAAAGTATAATCTCCTTCAATAAAGATGGTTTCTGTATACTCACTTGTACATCCGTATGAACTCGTTACCAATAGTGTTACATCATAGTACCCAGTATCGTTAAACACATGTGTTGGTAGCGTAATCAAACCAGTAGTGTTTTCCTCACCGTTATATTCAGTTTGAGGGTCACCAGTCATTAAGAAACCATCACCGAAATCCCAATCATATTGATAACCTCCTGTAGAGTTATCTATAAATGTAATTTCTGGCGTTAGAATCGTTGTGCTTGACGGGTCTGCTGTAAATTCGGCATTTGGAACTGGGAATACCTCGATGAAGTCCGAATTAGAAACCTGAGTAGAACAACCTTCTGCACTTATTACGTTCAAGCATACATCATAGCTTCCAGCATCGTCAAAGGTGTATGAATAGCTGGTATTTGTTCCAGATGATTCATAAACTCCATCACAATTGATGTCGTACTCATAGGTTACTCCAATATCAGAGTTTGCAATGAACTGCGCGTTGAATGGTTCACAACCACTTGAATCAACAGCAGATAAGAATGCAACAGGAAGTGCATTAATACTTATTTGAGTTGAGTCTACTGCATCAATTGAACAACCATCACTCAAAGTAACGTAATACCATGTTGGGGTCGTTGGAGAAACACTAGCAGTTGATAAATCATTCACAGTTGTGGCGGTAACAGCATTATTGAATTCGTCTTGCCAACTAAAGGTGTAATCTGCGGGTACACCACCTGTGCCTAGAGCTGTAATGTCAAAGCTATCACCATCACAAATAGAAGTTGAAGGCGTAACATCCAAAGCAAGTGGCTCTCTAACATTAATAGAGATGCACTCTTGGGATGATAGACAGCCATTATCATCTTCAACCCTAAAACAGTAGTCAGTTGAAGTTGTAGGGTTCACTAAAATTGGTCCTTGTCCAGTGAACCCAGCAGGAACCCATTGGATGTTATAAGGAGCTGTACCCCCTTGTCCACTTGCCCAGATTTGAGTATCCTCTCCATAACAAATTGTGGTTGAGCCATCAGGAACAGCAATCAATGGTGTAGGTTCAATCACATCAACGCAACTTGAAGCTGTACACCCATTCGGATCAGTAACCGTCACACAATAGATACCGTCACTCAAAGCCACAGCTGTTTGGGTCTGCTGATTGTTACTTGAGGCGTCCCACAGGTAATCCATTGCTGAAGCATCAAATATCCCTGAAGGATAAACCGAAGCACTACCGTTGGAAAGGCCATTGCATGAAGGTCCAGTAAAGATAATGCTATCAATCTGAGGACTAGCTTGATTAATCATTGTCTGATCGATAGTCATCGCGCAACCGTTCGCATCCGTAACAGTAACTTCTTGTAGTCCAGGACACATCCCATCGTTCATGCTTGATGTTGGGTTATTTCCGTTAGACCATGCATACGTATATGCTCCGGTTCCTCCTGTTGCAGAAACAGATGCTTCACCGTTGCATTGCTCACATGTTGGATGATCAAATGTGGCGAAAACGGGAACTATTTGTGTTGGTTCTGTTACAACATAAGTCTCTGACGCAATACACCCATTTGCATCAGTGAGATCAAGGGTATAAGACCCTGCACCTAATCCCGATGCAGAAGAAGAGGTACTTGCGGAATTCGTCCATGAATACACATAGAATGGTGTACCTCCTGTGGTGTTCACTGATATAGCTCCATCAGTTCCTGTAAAGCATGTTACATCCGTTATAGATTCTACCATGCTTAGCGCGTCAGGCTCAGTAATTGTAACACTGGCTTGCGCATTGCAGTTGTTTGCATCAGTAACGGTAACAGTAAATGTGCCTGCACATAAACCTGAATTTGAGTTTTGAGTAGGTGCAGCACCACTATTCCATGAATAGCTGTATGGCGTGACACCACCATTAGCAGCAGCTAAAGCCGTACCGTCACAATACGTATTACAAGTAGCATCAGTTGATTGAATAACGGCTGCATTAAGTGAATTTGGCTCAGCTACACATAATACGTCCGATGCGACACATCCTGCTGCATCTGTGGTAATGAGCGTATAACAATCACCATCCAGATTTGTTGCTGTGGTTGCTCCGGTCAATACTGAAGTCCCTGACCCATCAATAATCTCATTTGTCAAGGTGCCTGAACCGCCTGACGATGTAAATTCAACTGAACCATTTCCAGCTCCAAAACATGTTACATCAACAGCAAGTATTGGAGTAACAGTAGGACCTGCAATATCATTGATACATAGCACTGTGTCCTTAACACAGGCGTTTCCATCTGTTACGGTGAATGTGTAGCATCCAGCAAATAAGCTCAACGCACATGCTCCTGTTTGAGTGTTTGGATCATTCCATTGATAGGTATATGGGGCTGTCCCGCCATTTACATTTGCACAAATCTGACCGTTATCTTGACCACAGTTAGAATTTGTAATATTCGCACTAAGGTTAATGTCAGTTGGCTGATTAATTACAACGGTTTCTGAAAGTTGACAACCATTATCATCGGTTATTTGAACTGTATAGGTACCTGCACATTCATTAGAGAATGCTGCTGTAGTAGCGAATGTGCTGTTATCCCATTGAAATGAGTATGGCCCAGTACCTCCTGATGCACTTACGTTGGCTGAACCATCACAAGATTGATAACAACTTAAGTCAGTTGTAGAAGTACTTGCAGAAAGTGCAGTTGGTTCAGTCAAAGATACACTACTAGAAGAAGAACACCCATTCCCATCCGTTACGGTCATAGTATAGGGTCCAGCACAGAGGTTGGTTGCCAAAGAAGTAGTACTCACACCACTTGTCCAAGAATAATTATATGGAGCAGTACCTCCTACTGCTGACCCCTGAATAAACCCATCGCAGAACCCATTACAAGAGATATTACCAGTTTGATCTATCGTAGACGTAAGTTCAGTTGGTTCTGTCAATGTAACAGATTCTGTAGCAAAACATCCATCATCATCAGTAATGGTAACTGTGTAAGTTCCAGGACATAAATTTGATGCAAGGCTGCCAGTCTGATTACCGGTTGAAGCATCCCACTGAAACGAGAATGGAGCATTTCCTACATCACCAAAGGCCTCAGCTTGGCCGTCACAAGCGTTAAAACAAGTAATGTTTGTCCCATTTATAATTCCAGTTACCTGCATAGGTTGAAGGATTGCTATATTGTCAGTGAAGGTACAGCCATTCGCATCAGAAACATTAATTCCGTAGTTGCCAGCGCATAGTCCATTAACTGTTGAACTTGTTCCCAAGGAGTTATTAGTTGCATCCAGCCAGTTGATAGAATATGGAGTAGTACCACCAATAATTGTTATATCTGCATCACCATCGCAATACCCGAAACAAGAGGCGTCATTCGTATTAATGTTGTAGGCAAGTACATCGGGTTCAGTAATTGTCACGGAAGTACTTGCGTTACAACCAAGGTCATCAGTTATCGTTACTCCATATGTTCCTGCACCTAAGTTACTTGCTGTTGGAGTTGTTTGAGATCCAGCATTAGCATCCCACAACACCGTGAAACTTGTCCCATTGCCAGCAGTCATATCTACAGTTGCTTGTCCATCTGTGAATCCATTACAACTAACATACGTAAATGCCGTAATATCTGCCACAGGACCTCCAAGGTCTGATACCTCTACACTAATTTGTTCTTGGCAGTTGTTTGCGTCAGTAACAGTTACTACATAAGTAGAAGCAACAAGGTTTGCTGCACATGAGTTCGTAGATCCATCTGGCCACAGGTAATTAAAAGAACCGGTACCACCAGAGGGAGTAACACATGCTGTACCATCCGCTTGTTGACAATTGGCATTAGTTACAGTAGAATCAATTGTGATAGCTGTAGGTTCAGCAATTGCACCCGATGCTGTCCCAGTACAGCCATTGTCGTCAGTTACTACAACATCGTAAGTTCCTACGCATAACGATCCTGCCGCAACTGAAGTTTGATTGAGAGGGTCATTCCAAGAATACGAGTAGGGTTGTGTGCCACCAACTGCTACAGCTTCAGCAGTTCCATCACAGGAAGCAAAACAAAGTGCGTCTGTAACTACCACATTAACTTGAACTGAAGTCGGTTCAGCAATTGTTCCTGTATTACTAGTAGACAAACATCCATTGGCATCAGTAACTTCTACGTAGTAATCACCAGCAGGTAAGCCTGCAGCTTGTATAGCAGTTTGACCAGTTAAAGCCGTTCCTGAAGTTGCATTATACCATTGATAAGTATAGGGTGCTGTTCCTGTTCCGCTCATGGAAACATCAATCGTTCCATCAGCACCACCGTTACAAAGTACATCAGTAATTGTACCAATTGTAGCAGTTCCAGGCGGAATATCACCCACTGTTGCTTGAGCTGTTTGTATACAGCCATCAGCGTCTGTTACAGTAACATCATATAATCCAGGGGTTAACCCTGTAGCAACATCAGTTGCTTGTGACGTTGGAGTCCAGTTATAACTAAAAGGAGAAACACCAGCAGCTGTAACCGAAACCGATGCACTACCTGTGCCAGTTCCACAGAATGCATTAACAGTTGAAGTTGATAACTGAATTTCATCTGGTTCACCAATCGTTGCTGAAGCTGTAACAGTACAATTATTGTTATCAGTAACAGTAACCTGATATGTTCCAGGAGCTAGTCCTGTTGCCGTAGCGGTTGTCTGGTTAGCACCGTCACTCCATAGATAAGTATAAGGAGCTGTACCTCCGCCCGCAGTTACAGTAGCAGTTCCATCTGTAAAACCAAAACATGTTACATCTGTTGAGGCTGTGATAGAAGCATTTAATGCGGTTGGTTCATCAATGGTGACTGAGACAGAGGCTTGACAACCGA
This genomic interval carries:
- a CDS encoding glycosyltransferase; the protein is MSKQIIVTLPINSAMMRGTKVTMFVYNNCDKDARVLKEAASLVNAGYNVKIFAVLDKQTIPYEVRDGIEIIRVLKNPLHYRLFKGDIKSIFSRTKLKPLSELREEYGNKLVKEDNEDTQKLDQSEALSQKSASGLIKGFLRIFFRYTLKKPLMLVHKPLCFHDFYKKTKVYCLEEPSDIYHGHDLHTVPTAYKCAQPTNAKVVYDAHELYTEMSGLKKIERKLYTRLERKYAPKVDQLITVNQSIAEELIERYNLTKAPKIIFNCPEVNDKITLTDEDVLRERLKLSPSTKIVLYQGGFAPNRGLQNLIKSAQYLTEGVIVFMGWGNLENELKELTQTLKLEDRVIFTPGVPQNELLNNSKSADVGVIPYQFVGLNNYYTSPNKLFEYINANVPIAGSDFPELKRVIGKYNIGVTFDPESPESIAESLNEVLANDKLRTSYKANTKQAALDFRWENEEEKLLNIYNELIAS
- a CDS encoding peptidoglycan bridge formation glycyltransferase FemA/FemB family protein: MANNQAQVNNFYHDIASCIADFLKGEQHNYLEIVLPYSYTDALPFLWSDFKIGIKYTYYLDLTLDTDQLLENMSTQRRKNIRDASKQALEVRQISDPQIVYSKAFETLSSKKAKFNEQIVKQLSALTAKESLTTVGIYKDHDLLALSSCLTLGNESTYMFGWNSGEKGQSFLGTFALWNCILLCKEKSQQFNFAGSQIPSIEKFFRGFGGELTPLISITSDKRKLSKRLS
- the arsC gene encoding arsenate reductase (glutaredoxin) (This arsenate reductase requires both glutathione and glutaredoxin to convert arsenate to arsenite, after which the efflux transporter formed by ArsA and ArsB can extrude the arsenite from the cell, providing resistance.), with protein sequence MSITIYHNPRCGKSREGLKILDDMGVEFETRLYLKEPFSENELKTVIHKLGISPKELLRTKETIFKENFKDKDLSDQEIMQAMLDHPKLIERPIVVNNDRAVIGRPPSSIKDIF